Proteins from one Canis lupus familiaris isolate Mischka breed German Shepherd chromosome 26, alternate assembly UU_Cfam_GSD_1.0, whole genome shotgun sequence genomic window:
- the SLC2A11 gene encoding solute carrier family 2, facilitated glucose transporter member 11 isoform X1, translating to MADRPERAGAGPPQARRGARSTNPLLRSDERKQMQGRVLLLTICAAGIGGTFQFGYNLSIINAPTLHIQEFINETWRVRTGQPLPRHLVLLVWSLIVSLYPLGGLFGVLLAGPLAVMLGRKKSLLVNNIFVVAAATLFGFSRRAGSFEMVILGRLLIGVSAGVSMSVQPMYLGESAPKELRGAVAMTPAIFTALGIVMGQVVGLREVLGDPWAWPLLLASCLVPGVLQLASLPLLPESPRYLLIDCGDTEACLAALQRLRGTADVAQELSELDEERAACRGQRARRPWELLQDRGLRRQVTSLAVLGGALELCGNDSVYAVASSVFRGAGVPDAEVQYAVVGTGSCELLAACVSCVLIERVGRRVLLIAGYSLMTCWGSIFTVALCLQSSVPWMPYLAMSCIFAFILSFGIGPAGVTGILATELFDQKSRPAAYMVCGVLMWILLFLVGLGFPFIMEGLSHFFYVPFLGVCVCGAIYTAFFLPETKGKSFLEISEELDRLKEADFLKQNQGPDWSGPEVILSTEL from the exons ATGGCGGACCGGCCGGAACGCGCGGGCGCAGGCCCTCCGCAGGCTCGACGGGGCGCTCGGAGCACAAACCCGCTGCTGCGCTCGGACGAGCGGAAGCAG aTGCAGGGCAGGGTCCTGCTCCTGACCATCTGCGCGGCTGGCATTGGTGGGACTTTTCAATTTGGCTACAACCTCTCCATCATCAATGCCCCGACTTTG CACATTCAGGAGTTCATCAATGAGACCTGGAGGGTGCGTACCGGCCAGCCGCTGCCCCGCCACCTAGTCCTGTTGGTGTGGTCCCTCATTGTGTCTCTGTACCCCCTGGGGGGCCTCTTCGGAGTGCTGCTTGCTGGGCCCCTGGCCGTCATGCTGGGAAG GAAGAAGTCCCTCCTGGTGAATAACATCTTTGTGGTGGCCGCAGCGACCCTGTTTGGCTTCAGCCGCAGAGCAGGCTCCTTTGAGATGGTCATCCTGGGCAGGCTGCTCATAGGAGTCAGTGCAG GCGTGAGCATGAGTGTCCAGCCCATGTACCTGGGGGAAAGTGCCCCCAAGGAGCTCCGAGGAGCCGTGGCCATGACCCCAGCCATCTTCACTGCCCTGGGGATCGTGATGGGTCAGGTGGTTGGACTCAG GGAGGTCCTGGGTGACCCATGGGCCTGGCCCCTGCTGCTGGCCAGCTGTCTAGTGCCTGGAGTGCTCCaacttgcctccctccctctgctccctgagaGCCCACGCTACCTCCTCATTGACTGTGGAGACACTGAGGCCTGCCTGGCAG ccctgcagcgGCTGCGGGGCACCGCCGACGTGGCGCAGGAGCTCTCGGAGCTGGACGAGGAGCGAGCCGCCTGCCGGGGCCAGCGAGCGCGGCGCCCGTGGGAGCTGCTGCAGGACCGCGGGCTGCGGAGGCAGGTGACCAGCCTGGCCGTGCTGGGCGGCGCCTTGGAGCTGTGCGGGAACGACTCG GTGTACGCGGTCGCCTCGTCGGTGTTCCGGGGGGCCGGCGTCCCCGACGCGGAGGTCCAGTACGCCGTCGTGGGCACCGGGAGCTGCGAGCTGCTGGCGGCCTGCGTGTCG TGTGTGCTGATCGAGAGGGTGGGCCGCCGCGTGCTGCTGATAGCCGGCTACTCCCTGATGACCTGCTGGGGAAGTATCTTCACCGTGGCCCTGTGCCTGCAG AGCTCTGTCCCCTGGATGCCCTACCTGGCCATGTCCTGCATCTTTGCCTTCATCCTCAGCTTTGGCATTGGCCCCG CCGGAGTGACAGGGATCCTGGCCACGGAGCTGTTTGACCAGAAGTCCCGGCCTGCTGCCTATATGGTCTGTGGAGTGCTCATGTGGATCTTGCTCTTCCTGGTCGGGCTGGGGTTTCCGTTCATCATG GAGGGCTTGTCCCACTTTTTCTATGTGCCTTTCCTTGGTGTCTGTGTTTGTGGAGCCATCTATACTGCCTTCTTCCTCCCCGAGACCAAAGGCAAGAGCTTCCTGGAGATCTCCGAGGAATTGGACAGACTTAAGGAAGCTGACTTCCTTAAGCAGAACCAGGGCCCTGACTGGTCGGGCCCAGAAGTCATCCTGTCCACAGAGCTGTAG
- the SLC2A11 gene encoding solute carrier family 2, facilitated glucose transporter member 11 isoform X3, producing the protein MPTLQRLMQGRVLLLTICAAGIGGTFQFGYNLSIINAPTLHIQEFINETWRVRTGQPLPRHLVLLVWSLIVSLYPLGGLFGVLLAGPLAVMLGRKKSLLVNNIFVVAAATLFGFSRRAGSFEMVILGRLLIGVSAGVSMSVQPMYLGESAPKELRGAVAMTPAIFTALGIVMGQVVGLREVLGDPWAWPLLLASCLVPGVLQLASLPLLPESPRYLLIDCGDTEACLAALQRLRGTADVAQELSELDEERAACRGQRARRPWELLQDRGLRRQVTSLAVLGGALELCGNDSVYAVASSVFRGAGVPDAEVQYAVVGTGSCELLAACVSCVLIERVGRRVLLIAGYSLMTCWGSIFTVALCLQSSVPWMPYLAMSCIFAFILSFGIGPAGVTGILATELFDQKSRPAAYMVCGVLMWILLFLVGLGFPFIMEGLSHFFYVPFLGVCVCGAIYTAFFLPETKGKSFLEISEELDRLKEADFLKQNQGPDWSGPEVILSTEL; encoded by the exons ATGCCAACGCTCCAGAGACTG aTGCAGGGCAGGGTCCTGCTCCTGACCATCTGCGCGGCTGGCATTGGTGGGACTTTTCAATTTGGCTACAACCTCTCCATCATCAATGCCCCGACTTTG CACATTCAGGAGTTCATCAATGAGACCTGGAGGGTGCGTACCGGCCAGCCGCTGCCCCGCCACCTAGTCCTGTTGGTGTGGTCCCTCATTGTGTCTCTGTACCCCCTGGGGGGCCTCTTCGGAGTGCTGCTTGCTGGGCCCCTGGCCGTCATGCTGGGAAG GAAGAAGTCCCTCCTGGTGAATAACATCTTTGTGGTGGCCGCAGCGACCCTGTTTGGCTTCAGCCGCAGAGCAGGCTCCTTTGAGATGGTCATCCTGGGCAGGCTGCTCATAGGAGTCAGTGCAG GCGTGAGCATGAGTGTCCAGCCCATGTACCTGGGGGAAAGTGCCCCCAAGGAGCTCCGAGGAGCCGTGGCCATGACCCCAGCCATCTTCACTGCCCTGGGGATCGTGATGGGTCAGGTGGTTGGACTCAG GGAGGTCCTGGGTGACCCATGGGCCTGGCCCCTGCTGCTGGCCAGCTGTCTAGTGCCTGGAGTGCTCCaacttgcctccctccctctgctccctgagaGCCCACGCTACCTCCTCATTGACTGTGGAGACACTGAGGCCTGCCTGGCAG ccctgcagcgGCTGCGGGGCACCGCCGACGTGGCGCAGGAGCTCTCGGAGCTGGACGAGGAGCGAGCCGCCTGCCGGGGCCAGCGAGCGCGGCGCCCGTGGGAGCTGCTGCAGGACCGCGGGCTGCGGAGGCAGGTGACCAGCCTGGCCGTGCTGGGCGGCGCCTTGGAGCTGTGCGGGAACGACTCG GTGTACGCGGTCGCCTCGTCGGTGTTCCGGGGGGCCGGCGTCCCCGACGCGGAGGTCCAGTACGCCGTCGTGGGCACCGGGAGCTGCGAGCTGCTGGCGGCCTGCGTGTCG TGTGTGCTGATCGAGAGGGTGGGCCGCCGCGTGCTGCTGATAGCCGGCTACTCCCTGATGACCTGCTGGGGAAGTATCTTCACCGTGGCCCTGTGCCTGCAG AGCTCTGTCCCCTGGATGCCCTACCTGGCCATGTCCTGCATCTTTGCCTTCATCCTCAGCTTTGGCATTGGCCCCG CCGGAGTGACAGGGATCCTGGCCACGGAGCTGTTTGACCAGAAGTCCCGGCCTGCTGCCTATATGGTCTGTGGAGTGCTCATGTGGATCTTGCTCTTCCTGGTCGGGCTGGGGTTTCCGTTCATCATG GAGGGCTTGTCCCACTTTTTCTATGTGCCTTTCCTTGGTGTCTGTGTTTGTGGAGCCATCTATACTGCCTTCTTCCTCCCCGAGACCAAAGGCAAGAGCTTCCTGGAGATCTCCGAGGAATTGGACAGACTTAAGGAAGCTGACTTCCTTAAGCAGAACCAGGGCCCTGACTGGTCGGGCCCAGAAGTCATCCTGTCCACAGAGCTGTAG
- the SLC2A11 gene encoding solute carrier family 2, facilitated glucose transporter member 11 isoform X2 — protein sequence MADRPERAGAGPPQARRGARSTNPLLRSDERKQMQGRVLLLTICAAGIGGTFQFGYNLSIINAPTLHIQEFINETWRVRTGQPLPRHLVLLVWSLIVSLYPLGGLFGVLLAGPLAVMLGRKKSLLVNNIFVVAAATLFGFSRRAGSFEMVILGRLLIGVSAGVSMSVQPMYLGESAPKELRGAVAMTPAIFTALGIVMGQVVGLREVLGDPWAWPLLLASCLVPGVLQLASLPLLPESPRYLLIDCGDTEACLAALQRLRGTADVAQELSELDEERAACRGQRARRPWELLQDRGLRRQVTSLAVLGGALELCGNDSVYAVASSVFRGAGVPDAEVQYAVVGTGSCELLAACVSCVLIERVGRRVLLIAGYSLMTCWGSIFTVALCLQVAGLDTTVAAWGGLMSISLHGHESSLYYRALSPGCPTWPCPASLPSSSALALAPEGLSHFFYVPFLGVCVCGAIYTAFFLPETKGKSFLEISEELDRLKEADFLKQNQGPDWSGPEVILSTEL from the exons ATGGCGGACCGGCCGGAACGCGCGGGCGCAGGCCCTCCGCAGGCTCGACGGGGCGCTCGGAGCACAAACCCGCTGCTGCGCTCGGACGAGCGGAAGCAG aTGCAGGGCAGGGTCCTGCTCCTGACCATCTGCGCGGCTGGCATTGGTGGGACTTTTCAATTTGGCTACAACCTCTCCATCATCAATGCCCCGACTTTG CACATTCAGGAGTTCATCAATGAGACCTGGAGGGTGCGTACCGGCCAGCCGCTGCCCCGCCACCTAGTCCTGTTGGTGTGGTCCCTCATTGTGTCTCTGTACCCCCTGGGGGGCCTCTTCGGAGTGCTGCTTGCTGGGCCCCTGGCCGTCATGCTGGGAAG GAAGAAGTCCCTCCTGGTGAATAACATCTTTGTGGTGGCCGCAGCGACCCTGTTTGGCTTCAGCCGCAGAGCAGGCTCCTTTGAGATGGTCATCCTGGGCAGGCTGCTCATAGGAGTCAGTGCAG GCGTGAGCATGAGTGTCCAGCCCATGTACCTGGGGGAAAGTGCCCCCAAGGAGCTCCGAGGAGCCGTGGCCATGACCCCAGCCATCTTCACTGCCCTGGGGATCGTGATGGGTCAGGTGGTTGGACTCAG GGAGGTCCTGGGTGACCCATGGGCCTGGCCCCTGCTGCTGGCCAGCTGTCTAGTGCCTGGAGTGCTCCaacttgcctccctccctctgctccctgagaGCCCACGCTACCTCCTCATTGACTGTGGAGACACTGAGGCCTGCCTGGCAG ccctgcagcgGCTGCGGGGCACCGCCGACGTGGCGCAGGAGCTCTCGGAGCTGGACGAGGAGCGAGCCGCCTGCCGGGGCCAGCGAGCGCGGCGCCCGTGGGAGCTGCTGCAGGACCGCGGGCTGCGGAGGCAGGTGACCAGCCTGGCCGTGCTGGGCGGCGCCTTGGAGCTGTGCGGGAACGACTCG GTGTACGCGGTCGCCTCGTCGGTGTTCCGGGGGGCCGGCGTCCCCGACGCGGAGGTCCAGTACGCCGTCGTGGGCACCGGGAGCTGCGAGCTGCTGGCGGCCTGCGTGTCG TGTGTGCTGATCGAGAGGGTGGGCCGCCGCGTGCTGCTGATAGCCGGCTACTCCCTGATGACCTGCTGGGGAAGTATCTTCACCGTGGCCCTGTGCCTGCAGGTAGCGGGGCTGGACACGACGGTTGCGGCTTGGGGCGGCCTGATGTCCATCTCTCTCCATGGACATGAGAGTTCCCTTTACTACAGAGCTCTGTCCCCTGGATGCCCTACCTGGCCATGTCCTGCATCTTTGCCTTCATCCTCAGCTTTGGCATTGGCCCCG GAGGGCTTGTCCCACTTTTTCTATGTGCCTTTCCTTGGTGTCTGTGTTTGTGGAGCCATCTATACTGCCTTCTTCCTCCCCGAGACCAAAGGCAAGAGCTTCCTGGAGATCTCCGAGGAATTGGACAGACTTAAGGAAGCTGACTTCCTTAAGCAGAACCAGGGCCCTGACTGGTCGGGCCCAGAAGTCATCCTGTCCACAGAGCTGTAG
- the SLC2A11 gene encoding solute carrier family 2, facilitated glucose transporter member 11 isoform X4, whose product MADRPERAGAGPPQARRGARSTNPLLRSDERKQMQGRVLLLTICAAGIGGTFQFGYNLSIINAPTLHIQEFINETWRVRTGQPLPRHLVLLVWSLIVSLYPLGGLFGVLLAGPLAVMLGRKKSLLVNNIFVVAAATLFGFSRRAGSFEMVILGRLLIGVSAGVSMSVQPMYLGESAPKELRGAVAMTPAIFTALGIVMGQVVGLREVLGDPWAWPLLLASCLVPGVLQLASLPLLPESPRYLLIDCGDTEACLAALQRLRGTADVAQELSELDEERAACRGQRARRPWELLQDRGLRRQVTSLAVLGGALELCGNDSVYAVASSVFRGAGVPDAEVQYAVVGTGSCELLAACVSCVLIERVGRRVLLIAGYSLMTCWGSIFTVALCLQSSVPWMPYLAMSCIFAFILSFGIGPGGLVPLFLCAFPWCLCLWSHLYCLLPPRDQRQELPGDLRGIGQT is encoded by the exons ATGGCGGACCGGCCGGAACGCGCGGGCGCAGGCCCTCCGCAGGCTCGACGGGGCGCTCGGAGCACAAACCCGCTGCTGCGCTCGGACGAGCGGAAGCAG aTGCAGGGCAGGGTCCTGCTCCTGACCATCTGCGCGGCTGGCATTGGTGGGACTTTTCAATTTGGCTACAACCTCTCCATCATCAATGCCCCGACTTTG CACATTCAGGAGTTCATCAATGAGACCTGGAGGGTGCGTACCGGCCAGCCGCTGCCCCGCCACCTAGTCCTGTTGGTGTGGTCCCTCATTGTGTCTCTGTACCCCCTGGGGGGCCTCTTCGGAGTGCTGCTTGCTGGGCCCCTGGCCGTCATGCTGGGAAG GAAGAAGTCCCTCCTGGTGAATAACATCTTTGTGGTGGCCGCAGCGACCCTGTTTGGCTTCAGCCGCAGAGCAGGCTCCTTTGAGATGGTCATCCTGGGCAGGCTGCTCATAGGAGTCAGTGCAG GCGTGAGCATGAGTGTCCAGCCCATGTACCTGGGGGAAAGTGCCCCCAAGGAGCTCCGAGGAGCCGTGGCCATGACCCCAGCCATCTTCACTGCCCTGGGGATCGTGATGGGTCAGGTGGTTGGACTCAG GGAGGTCCTGGGTGACCCATGGGCCTGGCCCCTGCTGCTGGCCAGCTGTCTAGTGCCTGGAGTGCTCCaacttgcctccctccctctgctccctgagaGCCCACGCTACCTCCTCATTGACTGTGGAGACACTGAGGCCTGCCTGGCAG ccctgcagcgGCTGCGGGGCACCGCCGACGTGGCGCAGGAGCTCTCGGAGCTGGACGAGGAGCGAGCCGCCTGCCGGGGCCAGCGAGCGCGGCGCCCGTGGGAGCTGCTGCAGGACCGCGGGCTGCGGAGGCAGGTGACCAGCCTGGCCGTGCTGGGCGGCGCCTTGGAGCTGTGCGGGAACGACTCG GTGTACGCGGTCGCCTCGTCGGTGTTCCGGGGGGCCGGCGTCCCCGACGCGGAGGTCCAGTACGCCGTCGTGGGCACCGGGAGCTGCGAGCTGCTGGCGGCCTGCGTGTCG TGTGTGCTGATCGAGAGGGTGGGCCGCCGCGTGCTGCTGATAGCCGGCTACTCCCTGATGACCTGCTGGGGAAGTATCTTCACCGTGGCCCTGTGCCTGCAG AGCTCTGTCCCCTGGATGCCCTACCTGGCCATGTCCTGCATCTTTGCCTTCATCCTCAGCTTTGGCATTGGCCCCG GAGGGCTTGTCCCACTTTTTCTATGTGCCTTTCCTTGGTGTCTGTGTTTGTGGAGCCATCTATACTGCCTTCTTCCTCCCCGAGACCAAAGGCAAGAGCTTCCTGGAGATCTCCGAGGAATTGGACAGACTTAA